In Pseudomonadota bacterium, the DNA window GGCAGTAAATCCCGCTACGGCAAAACGGAAAACCCAGTCACGATCTCCGCAAACCACCATCTTATCGTCAAAATAACCAATCTTCTCAAACAACTCACGTCGCACCATGAGAGCATGCGAGGTCACCTGTAAATAAAACAGCAACGGGGAATAAAAATCAGGGTAGCGATGCAAAGTTTTCGTGGCACTCGGAACCAAAGAATCGTTTTCAGTCACGGTATAATACCAGTCTCCGTAGACCGCTCCCAATTCTTGCCGTTTTTCCAAAACTTCGACTAACCTTTCCAGACCGTCCTCTACAAAAAGATCATCGGAGTTGGCATTAATAAAATATTGCCCCCGAGATAGATTCACCCCCCGATTCCATGAAGCATACACGGTTTCCCTTGTTTGGCATCGATAATAGCGAATGCCCAGATTATTTAGGGCGAAATCTCTGACAATAGAGCTCTCGCCTTCCTGCGAAGCCGCATCAATCACTATGATCTCTAATTGACCTTTCCGAAATAAGGACTGGGCCAATAAATTACGCAAGCGACCTTCAATAAAACGCTCGGCGTTATAGGTTGAAACCACTGCGCTAACCAGCATAAGTTAAATTCTTTTCAACACTTGCATAGGGGGATTGGCTATGATATAGAAACATCAACCTATTTATTTGCGAATATAACATCGCCGTTCAAACAAGGTCAACATCATTATGGCTACGTCCTGTATCCAAGTAAATGAAACGAAATCAGCAGCTCAATGACATCAGGTTTGCAATTTACCGGCCATCAATATTTTAACCTCGAAAATGTATCAGAACAGCTCAACTTAATAGCCTCAAAAAAGGGATCCGCATATGTCGAAAAATACTATCGAACTGTTTTTCAATGAAAGCGAAGCTCTCGCTGCTGCCGGCAATCTCGATGAGGCCGGTCGCATATTGGCGGATTTCATTAGTAAGGAGAAATTTCTGAGAGCAAGAGCCCACAATGATTATGGGGTAATTGCCTGGCGCAAAGGCAAGAAGGAAGAAGCCTTAAACCATTATCGTCTAGCAGTGGGACTTGATCCGACAGAAGTGGTTTACCGAAAAAATCTTGCGGATTTATTATATTTTGCCAAAGGTGAAGCAGAAAATGCTTTAGTCCATTACCGTCAAATCCTTGTCGAAAACCCAAAAGATTTTGACGCAATCTTGGCTATGGGGCGCATCTGCGCAGATCTGGGAGGTCATTTTACAAGAGAAGCCACTGCTTTTTTTGATTTAGCGAAACAAATAAATCCTGAAAATAATAATCTGAAGGAAGAAATAAAAAAACTTTCCGACAGACAATCGCCTTCCTTCTCGCCCGACACAGATAACGATACCGAACGGGTCTTAGAAGTTTTCACAGGTGATCCATCTGAAACATATAAACGCATAGCCGCAGATTTCGTTGCGGGTAATAACTCCGATACGGAAAAAAAAATCTCTGCTTTTATTACTTCTTGCCCCGGCTTCGCTCTGGCCCATAATGATCTTGGCGTCATTTCCCATCAGCTGGAAAAACTCGACCAAGCCGAGGCCAACTACCGGGAGGCTGTCCGCCTAGCCCCTCAGAATATCACCTTTCGCAAAAACCTGGCCGACTTTCTTTTTGTTGTTCGTCAGCAGCCGGAAGAAGCCATGCAGCACTATCACGAGGTGTTGAAAAGCGCGCCCAAAGATCTTGAAGCCCTGATGATGATCGGCAACATTTGCCTGGCTCTTAACGCTCCGGAAGAGGCCCGCTCTTTCTTCAACCTGGTCCTTGATATCGAGCCCTGGAATCAGGATGCGAGCCGCAGCCTGGAAATGCTCGACAAACATGAGGCGACCGGGGCATGAAAGACACCCTTCCACCCCGGACGCGGTGATCACTCAATAAATCTGAGCGTCTGCCTGATTGGCCGCAATGAAGCCGCCTGGCTGCACGGCTGCCTGCAAAGTGTCAAGACGGTCGCAGATGAAATCATTTACGTCGACACCGGCTCATATGATTCCAGTTGCGAGATTGCTGAAAGTTTTGACGCCCGGGTTTTTTCTTTTCCGTGGCGGGATGATTTTGCCGCGGCCCGCAATTTTTCCCTGGAACAGGCCCGAGGCCGCTGGATTCTAGTAATTGACCCGGATGAACTGATCGCCCCCGACGACCTGCATAAATTAAAAGAAATTGTCACTTCACCAATAAAGCGTCTTCGGGCGTTTCAGCTTCTGACCCGCAATTACATAAGCCGCAACGACATCGTCGGCGCCCGCGCCAATAGCGGCAGTTACCCAGAAAACGAACGGGGCCGAGCCTGGCTGCCCAGCCTGAAGACCCGGCTTTGGACCCGAGACCAACGAATCCGTTTCTCATTCCCGATTCATGAACTGCTTGAACCATCCCTGGAAAAGCTTGCAATAACACCCGAACCCTGCGAGATCATTATTCATCATTACGGCAAGCTTGATCAGGCCGCCGATCGAGCCAAGGGAGAAAAATATTTAGAGCTGGGCTTATGTAAACTACAAGAAATGGGAGATACGCCCCTGGCCCTGCGAGAACTTGCCATTCAGGCCGGCATGCTGGATAAACACCGGGAAGCAATCGAACTCTGGCGGCGTTTTCTCAAACAGGAAAAGAATAACGCGGAAGCCTGGCTGAATCTGGGCAGCGCCCTGTTTGCCGTGGGCCGCACCAAAGAGGCACTGGCCGCCGCCGAACAAGCCTGCCGGTTGCAACCGTTGATGAAAGAGCCCTATTTTAACCGCTCCCTCTATGAACTTCACCTGGGATATCCGGCGGCTCCGGCGGCTGACCGTCTGAAAAAACTTTTAGCGCAGGTACCGGAATATCAAGCCGCCCGGGTTCTCCACGCCGCCGCGATCTGCCTACGCGATGGAGTCAACCTCGGCAAAAAAGCCTTCACAGATCTTTACGACGACAATCTGACCCCGGAGGTTATCGCGATCGCCGGCCGCGAGCTGGCCGCCACTCTGAAGAACAACCACCGCGCTCAAGCGGCGAAAAAAATCAAAAAAGCGACTTCAATGGGGCCCGATTCCTCAGATTGAAGTCGCTTTTGGACAGCTACAGGATAATTTCATATCTCAAGTCTAGGCCGCCTGGGGCCGTTCCCGCAAACCGGCCGCGATATTCCGATTGATATTGATTAAAATATTCAGTTTTTCAGACGCTGGATAAGCGATGGTCTCCAGGGATCTTTTATCGATAAAAGCACTTAGCCGTAAAAGATTTGCGCGCAATTCCTTGGGTAGAGGATTATCCACAGACGCCAACTCACTTTGAAAGATACTCCAGATCAGCTGATTGAATTTGATTGACTCATCAAGCTTCTTATCGCGGTCGCTACTGTTCCAATGCTGCTGGCACTCCTGCAATTTTTCCGCGGCCTTAATCAGTACCGCAGCCTCAATCTCCCGGCCAGACAGGGTATCTTTCACAATCTTTTTGTAAGCGTTAATGGGGTTTGACACGGCTTAACACCTCCTTCTCATAATCAATCAATTCCCAGGACCGACGCAGGGCCTGGTAATAATCACCCGCTACCAGATGTTCACTGACGCGATCCAGATATTTTGTCATACTAGGGGCGGCCGCGAGCACATCTTCCACCAGACGCCAGTAATTCTGGAAATAACTTTTCAGGTTAGCCTCATCCAGATACATCAGTTGAACCACAAAATAAATCCGCCGACATGGGGTATCAGCATCCTCATCTCGCATCAGATCCTTCTCCCGCAGAATCGGGACCTTGTTTTCAATCACCAGATCGCTGCGCTTACCCCCATTTTTGATTACGGCACCTGCAACGACGATTTTCTCATGCGGACGCAGGCTGATTTTTAAAGCCATCGCCAAGGACCAATCTATTCCTGCCAATCGATATACAGCAGATCAACATGCATTCCGGTTTCCTGCCGCCCCAGAGAAAAAGCGACCTCGCCGATACGCTTCCCCACCCGAAGACTCATTTCATCATACAGTGACGCATCGCTCTCCGACCCATCACCACCGCTCAGCGTCTTCTGCAAGGTAAGACGCCGGTCGGCAAGAATCGCTTCGGCTCTTGTCAGATCATCAATCAGCGGCACCAGCTCATCATCCTCAAGCTCATTCAGCGGCGCCGCCGGTTCCATCAGGGCCAGGCCTTCCTCGCCGGGCACCACCGCAAAGCCTTGATAATCAACCGGCAACAAGTCGCTGCCGTTCATGATCTGGGCCGCGCTTTCATTATCCGGAGGGAAGGTCAGCCTGTCAATCTGCGCCCGCAGGGAACGATAGCTGTTTAAAAGCTCGACTCGTTCATCACTATCCCGCGGATAGGGCGGAAACATCTTGACGATTTTCGTCAAATCGGCTTTGGCTTCCCCCAGCCGTTCACCGATCTCAACCATGGCCTGGTCGGCCCCGCGAACCCCATACGAAAGCTCGACATTCTCCCGCCATTCCCGGGTTGCCACCCGGCCGACCGCACTCCGAACCAGTCTATCACTATCACTTTTCACTTCGTCCGCGAAAGTTTTTTCTGCAGCCTGTTCCCCTCCGCCGGCTCCACGAACCGCAATTCTAGACGCTCGGGACGACGAACCGAGGCTTGAAGACCGTAGAGAACCGTAATCAGAGGCAAGACTCTGTACAGTTAGGTTAACAGCCTTCATCTTCACAACCTCCTCTCTCTCCTTCGCTAGCGGCAGGCGCCGGAAAGCGTTCCATATCCTTCCGGCGCCTTTCCTGTCTTATCCCTTGGTAAAACCAGCTCTACCGAAGGCTATAAATTCAGACTACCGTTGTCTAGAAGAGTCTCAGAACCGATTGGGCCGCCTGCGAAGCCATGCTCAAAGAAGAGGTTCCCAAACCCTGCCGAGTCTGCAGCATCAGCATATTGGCCCCTTCTTCGTTCATATCGGCCAGGGTCAGATTATCAGCCCCGTCTTCAAGGGTTCTGATCATGTTGGAGGTGAAATCCTGCCGAATCGTGATTGTTGAAAGATTGTTGGCCAGCTTCTTGGACTCATCACGCAGCGTCGATCTGGCACTATCGAGACGGTCAAGTGCTTCATTCAGATTTGACTTATCACCCTTTGCGTCGACGGCGCCGGCGGTGCCGCCGTCTACCCAGGAACCTTCGGTAATGGTCGTCAGAGAAAGCCCTTCATGCGAAGCATCAAATCCGGTCAGCGTCACCGACGCATCGCCTTTTTCATCGAAGGAAACCTTCAGTTCGTCATCGGTACCGTCAAGCAGATTAATCCCCTTATAACCCGAATCAAGCGCCAATTCGTCAATCTGAGTCATCAGGATATTGTACTGGGACTCAAGGCTCTTGATATCGGCCGAAGAATCCGCCGACAGGGCCGAATTGACCAGCGATTTGGCTGAAGCCACCAGATCGACCAACGACTCAATGCCGATGTTGCCGGCTTTCACGGTCTGCACCGCTTCACCCATTTCATCCTTACGGGCGGTGAGGTCGCTGGCTCTCTGACGATGACCTTCGGCGGCAAAATAGTTAATCGGATCATCCAGAGCGGTTTCAACCTTCTTTCCGGAACTTAAACGACCCGCGGTCTGATCCATCAACTGCGCCGTACTCTGCAAACTGTAAAGATTCTGCCGCATGCCAGCGGTTAACGAAATATTTCTCATTACACTCTCCTTTTCTAGGTTTGTTCC includes these proteins:
- a CDS encoding tetratricopeptide repeat protein encodes the protein MSKNTIELFFNESEALAAAGNLDEAGRILADFISKEKFLRARAHNDYGVIAWRKGKKEEALNHYRLAVGLDPTEVVYRKNLADLLYFAKGEAENALVHYRQILVENPKDFDAILAMGRICADLGGHFTREATAFFDLAKQINPENNNLKEEIKKLSDRQSPSFSPDTDNDTERVLEVFTGDPSETYKRIAADFVAGNNSDTEKKISAFITSCPGFALAHNDLGVISHQLEKLDQAEANYREAVRLAPQNITFRKNLADFLFVVRQQPEEAMQHYHEVLKSAPKDLEALMMIGNICLALNAPEEARSFFNLVLDIEPWNQDASRSLEMLDKHEATGA
- a CDS encoding glycosyltransferase, whose protein sequence is MLVSAVVSTYNAERFIEGRLRNLLAQSLFRKGQLEIIVIDAASQEGESSIVRDFALNNLGIRYYRCQTRETVYASWNRGVNLSRGQYFINANSDDLFVEDGLERLVEVLEKRQELGAVYGDWYYTVTENDSLVPSATKTLHRYPDFYSPLLFYLQVTSHALMVRRELFEKIGYFDDKMVVCGDRDWVFRFAVAGFTAFHLSQPIGLYLHREDSLERSQSAVAAQEFDRLLKLYTKPREFASLHGQRLEVPGNQELARLFAVTGALGIHFATRDKNGSLRLPQQTMIFFRRALAMDPDNFTAANNLAVLAALQGKKDFAIERLVRLSALAGLSMEKKAQVRRNLAALNHGCRDIDDFMWHSGDGQSLKGDQDGD
- the flaF gene encoding flagellar biosynthesis regulatory protein FlaF, producing the protein MSNPINAYKKIVKDTLSGREIEAAVLIKAAEKLQECQQHWNSSDRDKKLDESIKFNQLIWSIFQSELASVDNPLPKELRANLLRLSAFIDKRSLETIAYPASEKLNILININRNIAAGLRERPQAA
- a CDS encoding flagellar protein FlbT, with protein sequence MALKISLRPHEKIVVAGAVIKNGGKRSDLVIENKVPILREKDLMRDEDADTPCRRIYFVVQLMYLDEANLKSYFQNYWRLVEDVLAAAPSMTKYLDRVSEHLVAGDYYQALRRSWELIDYEKEVLSRVKPH
- a CDS encoding flagellin, with amino-acid sequence MRNISLTAGMRQNLYSLQSTAQLMDQTAGRLSSGKKVETALDDPINYFAAEGHRQRASDLTARKDEMGEAVQTVKAGNIGIESLVDLVASAKSLVNSALSADSSADIKSLESQYNILMTQIDELALDSGYKGINLLDGTDDELKVSFDEKGDASVTLTGFDASHEGLSLTTITEGSWVDGGTAGAVDAKGDKSNLNEALDRLDSARSTLRDESKKLANNLSTITIRQDFTSNMIRTLEDGADNLTLADMNEEGANMLMLQTRQGLGTSSLSMASQAAQSVLRLF
- a CDS encoding tetratricopeptide repeat protein, with translation MGDTPLALRELAIQAGMLDKHREAIELWRRFLKQEKNNAEAWLNLGSALFAVGRTKEALAAAEQACRLQPLMKEPYFNRSLYELHLGYPAAPAADRLKKLLAQVPEYQAARVLHAAAICLRDGVNLGKKAFTDLYDDNLTPEVIAIAGRELAATLKNNHRAQAAKKIKKATSMGPDSSD